The proteins below come from a single Myxocyprinus asiaticus isolate MX2 ecotype Aquarium Trade chromosome 28, UBuf_Myxa_2, whole genome shotgun sequence genomic window:
- the LOC127419245 gene encoding N-alpha-acetyltransferase 10-like: MNIRNARPEDLMNMQHCNLLCLPENYQMKYYFYHGLSWPQLSYIAEDEYGKIVGYVLAKMEEDPDDVPHGHITSLAVKRSHRRLGLAQKLMDQASRAMIENFNAKYVSLHVRKSNRAALHLYSNTLKFQISEVEPKYYADGEDAYAMKRNLTQMADELQKPGVRLWGSEAPASQDTSVTGLVEKLTVQDGEKEGDGDSGGESKEMSEVSEATESTDVKDSSSDS; this comes from the exons ATGAACATACGCAACgcgcgg CCGGAGGATCTGATGAACATGCAGCATTGTAACCTGCTGTGTCTTCCAGAGAACTATCAGATGAAATACTACTTCTACCACGGCCTCTCCTGGCCACAG CTGTCATACATAGCAGAGGATGAGTACGGGAAGATAGTGGGATATGTTTTGGCCAAAAT GGAGGAGGATCCTGATGATGTGCCCCATGGACATATCACATCACTG gCAGTTAAACGCTCTCACAGGCGTCTTGGACTGGCACAGAAACTGATGGATCAGGCCAGCAGAGCCATGATTGAAAACTTCAATGCTAAATATGTTTCTTTACATGTCAGGAAGAG TAACCGGGCAGCCCTTCACTTGTACTCAAATACACTCAAGTTTCA AATCAGTGAAGTGGAGCCCAAATATTATGCAGATGGAGAAGATGCTTATGCCATGAAGAGGAATCTCACACAGATGGCAGATGAG TTGCAGAAACCAGGTGTGCGTCTGTGGGGCTCAGAGGCTCCGGCGTCTCAGGACACATCCGTGACTGGCCTCGTGGAGAAGCTGACAGTGCAGGATGGAGAGAAGGAGGGAGATGGAGACAGCGGAGGAGAGAGTAAAGAAATGAGCGAGGTCAGCGAGGCCACAGAGAGCACAGACGTCAAAGACTCCTCTTCAGACTCTTAA